CAGCAACTGAATTGAATTCTGGCATTCTAGCATTGATTTTCCATTcctttttgttttgttaATTGTTTTGTTATACATATTTATAATTGGgtcattttcatctaatTCGAACGAAAGGGTATCCATTCATTACTGATACACGCACCATCTAAGTACaattatttttcatatcATATTACTTCATAAGATTCATAAATTATGGATTTAGACACTGATGTTCCAATGGAGGACGTTAGCAATGACCAACAATTGAACCAAAGATTCGATGAATCTACGTCTGGTCCAGGCCAGCAACAATCACAGCCATCTAACAGCAAAGATTTGAACACATCGTCCATTAATCAATTAGATCAATGGATTGAAAAACTATCTGCGTGCGAGCCATTATCAGAGGGGGATGTAAAAAACTTGTGCGATATGGCCATGGATGTTTTACAGTTTGAAGAGAATGTGCAACCGGTCCAAGTCCCGGTAACTATATGTGGGGATGTTCACGGACAATTTCACGATTTGATGGAGTTGTTTAAGATCGGGGGACCATGTCCAGACACGAACTATTTATTCATGGGTGATTATGTTGATAGAGGATACTATTCAGTGGAAACTGTTTCATACTTAGTTTGTATGAAGGTGAGGTACCCTAATAGAATTACTATATTGAGAGGTAATCACGAGTCCAGACAAATCACACAAGTGTACGGATTCTATGATGAATGTCTAAGGAAATACGGTTCTGCGGCCGTTTGGAAATTGTTCACCGACTTATTCGACTATTTCCCTATTACTGCATTGGTTGATAATAAGGTATTCTGCTTGCACGGAGGATTATCACCAATGATCGAAACGATTGATCAAGTAAGAGAATTGAATAGAATCCAGGAAGTTCCACATGAAGGTCCTATGTGTGACTTGTTATGGTCTGATCCTGACGATCGAGGTGGATGGGGGATTTCTCCAAGAGGTGCAGGATTCACTTTTGGTCAAGATATTTCAGAACAATTCAACCACACTAATGACTTAAGTTTAATTGCAAGAGCTCACCAGTTGGTAATGGAAGGTTACTCATGGTCCCATCAAGAGTCTGTGGTGACCATCTTCTCTGCACCAAACTATTGTTATAGATGTGGTAACCAGGCAGCCATCATGGAAGTGGATGAACAGCATAACAGACAATTCTTACAATATGACCCATCAGTCAGACCAGGCGAACCAACTGTGACAAGAAAAACTCCCGACTACTTCTTATGATTTATTGTTCTTTTGTGTATTTTTTAATGCTTTTGTTCTATGACTGATTAATTAATGACGAATTGTTGTTTTTCTTTgctttcattttcttctggCCATCTTTTTTTACTATTATactatcattatttaaaatttcctTGTTATTGTATACATTTAGTACTTATTACAGGCTCATTAAAAGCTTTTTAACGTTGTTTTTTTTTACATTGCCTACATTTATAGTTATCAATCATATCGCTGTTCTGCTTGAGTGGCTGTTTTATGAAATCTCACCTTATTTGTAGTATAACCATCCTGGTACCGTCCTTGTCTCTTACTGTTACATTTGATGCAAAATAGTGTATTTACCAAAAACATATTTTAACCAACCAGAGcttttaattttcaaatataatcaatatgaGATTTGATGATATAGTAAGTAGAATATTTCTAAAGTCAGTTAACattaatagatatatattcaacTGAATAGTAGATATATCTATTGAGAATcgaaatattaaatacaaataatgttGAGAGTTTCCGCTAGACAAATAAGCCCAGTGGGTAGACAAACAAGATCTATTTACACTTCCGTTTTAGACTCGGACATTAATATTACAAGAAACGGGAAAGTTAATGTTTCGGTGGGTCATGGTGGACGTTCGTCTAGAACTGGATACACTGCTACTGTTTTCGGTGCTTCTGGGTTTTTAGGTCGTTATTTGACTTCCAAATTGGCCAGACACGGTACCACTACTGTTGTACCATTCAGAGATGATATGAAAAAGAGATTTTTAAAGGTTACTGGGGATTTAGGAGTTGTTAactttgttgaaattgatgcCAGAAACTTGAAGTCGATTCAAGATTCCGTTGCTCATTCTGATATTGTCTTCAATTGTATCGGGGTCGACTATAACACCAAGAACTTTTCGATGGCAGATGTTAACATTGGGTTAACGGAAAGAATCACACAAGCGGTCAAAGATGCTGGTGTTCCAAGATTTGTTCATGTTTCGTCGTATAATGCTAACCCAGACTCAAAGTCTGTCTTCTACGCAACTAAGGGTGTCGGTGAACAAGTTGTGCGTGATATCTTACCAGAGTCTACAATCGTTAGACCAGCTCCAATGTTCGGCCGTGAAGACAACTTATTAAACTATTTAGGACCAAAGTTGAAAATGTGGACTCCAAATAAGAATGCCAAAGAAATTTACCCAATCCACGTTATGGACGTCGCCAGAGGTTTAGAAAAGATCGGTTTTGATGACTCCACTCTTGGCCAAACTTATGAATTATACGGTCCTGAAAAATTCTCCTACCACGAAATCAGACAAATGATTCACGGTATCACTCAAAATTTTGCTCAAGCTGGTCCTTTACCTTACAGTTTTGCTGATTACCAAATTCCATTACCACTTGCTAAACTAGTCGCTGAACTTAAGCAATTGGTGTACTGGAAGTTAACAAACCCAGATCAAATCGAAAGACATTTAATCAACCAAACTATTGACCCAACTGCTAAGACTTTCAAAGatttagaaattgaagatttagaCCAATTGGCTAATGTGTTGTTCACATACGTCAAGCACTGGAGACATCCATTGATTGCCCAAAAGGGTGCTCC
The nucleotide sequence above comes from Debaryomyces hansenii CBS767 chromosome A complete sequence. Encoded proteins:
- a CDS encoding DEHA2D15290p (highly similar to uniprot|P23594 Saccharomyces cerevisiae YDL134C PPH21 Catalytic subunit of protein phosphatase 2A functionally redundant with Pph22p) translates to MDLDTDVPMEDVSNDQQLNQRFDESTSGPGQQQSQPSNSKDLNTSSINQLDQWIEKLSACEPLSEGDVKNLCDMAMDVLQFEENVQPVQVPVTICGDVHGQFHDLMELFKIGGPCPDTNYLFMGDYVDRGYYSVETVSYLVCMKVRYPNRITILRGNHESRQITQVYGFYDECLRKYGSAAVWKLFTDLFDYFPITALVDNKVFCLHGGLSPMIETIDQVRELNRIQEVPHEGPMCDLLWSDPDDRGGWGISPRGAGFTFGQDISEQFNHTNDLSLIARAHQLVMEGYSWSHQESVVTIFSAPNYCYRCGNQAAIMEVDEQHNRQFLQYDPSVRPGEPTVTRKTPDYFL
- a CDS encoding DEHA2D15312p (similar to uniprot|P25284 Neurospora crassa nuo NADH- ubiquinone oxidoreductase 40 kDa subunit mitochondrial precursor); protein product: MLRVSARQISPVGRQTRSIYTSVLDSDINITRNGKVNVSVGHGGRSSRTGYTATVFGASGFLGRYLTSKLARHGTTTVVPFRDDMKKRFLKVTGDLGVVNFVEIDARNLKSIQDSVAHSDIVFNCIGVDYNTKNFSMADVNIGLTERITQAVKDAGVPRFVHVSSYNANPDSKSVFYATKGVGEQVVRDILPESTIVRPAPMFGREDNLLNYLGPKLKMWTPNKNAKEIYPIHVMDVARGLEKIGFDDSTLGQTYELYGPEKFSYHEIRQMIHGITQNFAQAGPLPYSFADYQIPLPLAKLVAELKQLVYWKLTNPDQIERHLINQTIDPTAKTFKDLEIEDLDQLANVLFTYVKHWRHPLIAQKGAPSAKELRQIQHFS